In Hyphomicrobiales bacterium, the genomic stretch ATCAACTACATCGCGTGCCATCGCAAAACTCCAAATTCCTCAATGGTAGATAACGAGAAAGCTATCAGAATAATTTAATTCCAGACCGATAACCACAATTTGACGCAATTGGAAAGTGCAAACTGTTTAACTGATTGTTCAAAAAATCTTAGTTGCGCTTTGAAACCCAGTCACCAATGGCCGCCTGAACCACAGCAAGCGCTGCAACAGCGGCGGTATCTGCCCGCAATATGCGTGGGCCAAGGGGTATTGTTTTCACAAAATTTTGAGCTTTTAAAAGCGTGCGTTCATTGTCACTAAACCCGCCTTCAGGCCCAATCAACACACCAATATTGCTGCCTGCAACATCCTGCAGAAGCGTGATGGGGTTGTCGCCCTCTTCGCTTTCATCACAAAAAACCAGCGCATCATCGGCAGGCCAACCCTCAATCAAAGGCTGCAACTTGGTCGGTTCTTCAACAACAGGGATTGCTAAAATTCCACACTGTTCCGCCGCCTCAACAGCATTTGCTCGCATCCGTTCAAGGTTTAGGCGATTGACCTGTGTGTGATCTGTAAACACCGGACAAAGCCGCCCTGCCCCCATTTCAACAGCCTTTTGCACCATGTAATCGAGGCGGGCGTGTTTTAACGGCGCAAAGTAATAGCTGAGCTTAGATGCATCAGGCTGCGGACGGGTTTGCTCTTTGGTTTTTAGCACCGCCGCTTTTTTCGAAGCACCTTCAAGCACGGCTAGCCATTCGCCGTCTTTGCCGTTAAAGACCAGCAATTCTGCACCCACGCCCATGCGAAGCACATTGATGAGGTAATTTGATTGATTTTTATCAAGCACCACCTCACCACCATCCAGTAGTGGATGGTCGATATAGAGCCGTTGCATTTTGTAGTTATAGCGCGCCATACTGGCACCAATAACGCTGAATGACGAAAGACACAATGAGCGATAACGCCAATAGCAACGCGAGCGAATTTACCGTCTCGGAAATATCCCGCGCCGTAAAGAAAACGGTAGAGGATGCTTATGGCTATGTGCGCGTGCGTGGCGAAATTTCTGGCTTCAGCGGGCCAGTCCGTTCAGGTCATTCATATTTTGGCTTGAAAGATGAGAAGGCAAAAATTGATGCGATTGTCTGGAAAGGCGTTTACAACAAGCTGAAAGTGAAACCGGAAGAAGGTTTAGAGGTGATTGCAACAGGCAAACTCACCACTTATCCTGGTACATCGAAATATCAAATTATCATCGAATCATTAGAGCCTGCCGGTGTTGGCGCTTTGATGGCTTTGCTTGAGGAGCGCAAACGTAAGCTCACGGCAGAAGGATTGTTTGATCCCGCCCGCAAGCAGCTTCTTCCCTATCTGCCAAAAGTCATCGGCGTGATCACCTCGCCAACGGGCGCAGTCATCCGCGATATTATGCACCGCCTCGATGACCGCTTTCCAACCCACGTGCTTTTATGGCCAGCAAGGGTGCAGGGTGAAACATGCGGCAATGAAGTGGCAAATGCCATTCGTGGCTTTAACGCTTTTGATGGCTCCAACGGATTGGTAAAACCCGACCTCTTGATTGTTGCGCGTGGTGGCGGATCACTTGAAGACCTTTGGGGCTTTAATGATGAAGCGGTTGTTCGCGCTGCAGCTGAAAGCGATATTCCGCTGATTTCCGCTGTTGGCCACGAAACAGATTGGACACTGATTGACTATGCCAGCGATCAACGCGCACCAACACCAACGGGTGCTGCTGAAATGGCGGTTCCTGTGCGGGCTGACCTTTTGGCTGCGATCGATGATTTAGACAGACGCAACAAGGGTGCAGTTGGTCGCAACCTTGAAAACCAGAAGAACAATCTGCGCGGTCTTTCCCGTGCATTGCCTTCCCTGTCATCCTTGCTCGCCCTACCAAGGCAGCGGCTTGATGAAGCAACGGGCCGCCTACCCCGTTCAATAGATGGCACGATGCGGGATTATCGAAATCGGTTGAGCGCATCACAAGGACGGCTTTCCATCAACACGCTGGCGCAGTCGCTTGATATTGCGCGGCGGCGGCTCACGGAGCAAAGCGGCAAGGCAGCAGCGGCTCTTCGCCAGCGAGCAAACATCGGGCGCAACCAACTTACCTCTGCAAGTTCGCGCCTGACGCCGAATACACTGCTTCGCAAAGTTGAGACCCACCAAACACAACTCACCCAACTCCACGCCCGTGCTGATCGTGCGACAGTGACACTGCAAGACAGGCGCCGTGCATCCTTTGAGCGGGTCGCAGGGGTTTTGAAATTGGTATCTTATGAAAGTGTACTTGCCCGTGGCTTTGCTTTGGTGCGTGATGGCAACAACGAACCTGTTAGATCCGTTAAAGGCATTACGGCAGGTGCAGGCTATAGCGTGCAATTGGCAGATGGTCGCGCTGAGATGATTGGCGGCACTGCTTCACCTTCAACGCCGAGCGCACCACCAGCGAAACCAAAAGCTGCCAAGCCGAAAACAACGCCTAATGATAATCAGGGCAGTTTGTTTTAAACGGTTCAAAATTACGGAAAAGGGAATGGTACAGTCGGGTGGATTTGAACCACCGGCCTTCGGCGCCACAAGCCGACGCTCTAACCAACTGAGCTACGACTGCACATTTGCTCTTGGACTAAGCGCAATTGACTTCCATTTCAAGCACTTTTCTTTGGAAAATTCACAAAATCGTAGAACAGCCTTAAAAGAAAAGGCCCCGCTTATAAGCGAGGCCTTCATAAAACCGATTATTGCGTGAAGCAATTACGCAGGTTTGAATGCGTTCAATGATTTTTCGAACGCAGCTTGATAAGGTTGTGTTGCTTCTTGAGCAGCATTTGTTGTCATTTCCTGAAACGCTTGCGCCTGATCTTGGAAAACACCCATTTGCTTTTTAACGAAAGCTGCTTGCAATTCGAGTACATCCGTAAAGCTCTTCACAGACATCACTTCTTTAGCATGCTCAAGAGCCGCTTTTGAATTTGTCTCTGCAACGCTCATTGTTTTCTCATTGAGTTCAATCACGCTGTTGCGCGTTTTTTCAAAAGTTACTTCCAACGCATCTTTAGCTTCTTCAGAAGCAGATGTGAATTTGTCAAAAGCTTCTTTGCCTTTAGCAAGGCTCTCGTCTGCCATGCCTTGGAAAGCTGGGCCGAAAGAATCAAAAGACGGTGTTGGGAATGCAAACGCGTCTGTTGTTGCGCCTTTAGCTTCAGTTGCAGTTTTTGGAGCTGTCTTTGTTTTAGCGGTTGCCATGGTGTGTTCCTGTGCAAAAAAATGAATTAAGTGAAAACGTTGGGAGTGCGATGGGCCCTTAGAACCATCTTCTTATCCTCAATATAGTGCATTTATATTGCATTGCAACATTTATTTGTGCATTGCACAATTTTTATTACTACAGAGCTCCCTCACCGCCCCAAAGTTAACCAAATATGAACAGAATTGACTTGATTCACGCGCAAAAGCTGGACCAAATGCTCGCAGAAGGGCTATGAAAACTCTTAAAAATGGTCCCTTCACCACCTAAATAATTTTTCGGGTGGCTATGACAGCAAGGAATGCACAATGAGCACCCCTACCAAAACGTTCGGCATCGCTCTCACGAACCATAAAGTGTCAAAGGCATTGTTCAACGAAAACCCGGCATGGCTTTGGGCGCCTGAGGGTGATCGTCTTTTATGGGCAAATGAAGCGGGTTGCCGCTTTTTCGGTACCAAGTCGATCACTGACTTGCTTTCGCGTTCCTTCAGAAGAATTTCGCCTGCATCGATTGAAATCAATCGGTTGGGTAAAAGCAAAAACTTCAACAAGACCATCTCCCGCAAAATGAAATTTTTGCGTGGCATGAAGGCTGTTTCGGTTAAGGCAGAATTGACGCACTTAAAATTGAGCGACGGCACAACAGGCGTTTTGGTAGAAGTTGATGCACCAGAAAAGAAATTTGACGAGAACGATCACCAGAAAAACGCGCTTCGTTTCATCAAACTATTTTCACGCAGTGAACTCTCTGTCGCCTTGCTGTCTGAGGACGGCGGGCGTTTGCAAGAATCCAATGAATTTCGTGATGCAGATGTGAGCAAAAAGGTTCTGCGTAATTTAGCAAAAGCGTTAGAAGACCAAGATATCGCATCAATCTCACTAAACGACGGCGCGCAAGCAATTATCGGCTATGCACAGCGCAAAAAGAAAGGTGCCCTCACCTCAATCTTTGCAATCATCGAAGATGTTGTTGTTGAAGAGGAAACAATCGCCGCAACCGACGATGCTGTGATTGTAGAAGATATTGCTGAAATTCCAGAGCAAGAAGGACAGCTAGAGCACGTTAATGCGCTCGCTGACGAAGCAGAAACGACTGCGCCAGATGGCATTGAACTGGACGTCGACACTCAACCGGAAGACGACACGGGGTCGGAAGTCGATGACAATGATGACGCCACCCTTGGCATTGGCGCAGCTGCAGCAGGTATCGCGGCAGGTGCTGCGATTAGTGCAGGTGAAGTGCTGAACAACGATACTGATGTAAACGAAGATGAAGCATCAGACGAAACGCCAGTTGATACTGATGTCGAAGACGAAGTAACTGCCTCCACAACCATTGATGCTGAAGAGCAAGCGGCTGATCTCGTGGAAGACAACGCAGACACTTACGATACAGCAAGCACAGATGACAATGTGGACACGGGTGATCATTCAGAAAATGACGACACATCAACAAGCGAAAAGCCTACCCGCTTTTTGTTTGAGTTTGACCTCGACAGCAATTTAAAATCACTCTCGCCAGAATTTCACAAGGCCATGAGCACCGATGACGATGCCTTTGTCGGATCAAGTTGGGGCGAACTTTCGCAAACAATGAAGCTTGATGCCGACGGTAAAATTGCCCGCCATCTTAAAGGCCAAGCGATTTGGACTGAAACCAGTTACTGGCCACTAAATGAGGCTGGCGCTGACGAAGACGCCCCTAAACGCGTTCCAATCTCGCTCACCGCTATGCCTGTGTTTGATCGAAACAGATTATTCCAGGGCTTTAGAGGTTTTGGAACAATGGACTGGGAAAATGTCGCGGTTCACCCAGAGCTTGACGCGCTGGTAATCGTTGAAGAAACCGACGTGAGCGAAAACGCTGAAGATGAATGGGAAACCTTTGTCGCAACAACGCCATTGTCTGGCGATGATGAAGGCAACATTGACCGCAGCACTGGCCTCGGTGGTTCTGAAGATGCCAGTGAACAAGAACTTGACTGGGGGCAATCCTCTGATGATGACGAGGACGACGCTGAACGTTTTCGTGCAGAGCTTAATGATCAAGACGGCGATGACAACGTCCGCAATACCGTGGTTCATCTTACTGACCAACCCACAGCAAACGATGATGACAATATCATCCGATTGCATGGCAATGGCCGAGGCTTAAAAGACGTTAGTGAAGAGGATGCTCAAAACGGCAATTTGAGCAAACCAGAACAAAAAACATTCAAGCAAATCGCAGATGTTTTGAGTTCAGAAATCACACATAAAGACGACAAGAATTCTTCGGATAATGATGCTCCTTCAAGCGATGACAAGACTTTGCAAGACAGCATTGATTTGGCCGCTGCTAACGCCATTGAGGGATCGCCTAGAATTAAGACGAATAACAAATCCGTTGATGATCGCGCCGCTGAACTACTCAATAAGAAGACCGATACAGAAGACGCTAAAAGCGACAAGCCTGTTGGTAAGATTGCCAAAGGGCTGGGCGCTGGCGCCGCAGCAATTTTGGGCGTTAATAGCCTCAAGAAATCATCGGTTCAAAAAGACGATGTCGCAAACGATATGGAAAGCACCACCGAAGACGGTGAAGCAGATGAAGACCATATTTTTCAGCCAAAATCACCTTCAGTAGGCGATGCTACCGAGCAAAAAGTAGCGGCTGAGTCAGTTGATGATGAACCGCATGGAATTTTAAACCGATTGCCACTCGGCCTTATTGTCTCAAGACAACGCAATGTGCTTTTTGCCAATCAAGCTGTCCTAGATTTCCTAGGGTATAATTCTATCGACGAGTTAATCGAAAATGGCGGCGTCAACACGCTGTTCAAGCCTGAAATAACAGCAGAAACCAGTGATGAACTAGACATGTTCAAACGGCTTGTTGTGAAAGCAGATGAGCAAGAAGAACCAATGACACAAGTCGTTCGCGCCAAGATGGCCGACGGTTCAACCGCCAATGTCGATGTCCGCTTACAATCTGGCGACTGGCAGGGCGAACAAGCTTTGCTACTCACTTTATCGGCGCACCTTGAGCAATCAGATGAGGCCCAAAGCGAAGAAAGCAAAGTCTCCAAGCTCATTGGTCAATCCACCGATGTGATGGATATCGCATCCGATGGCATTATCATTGTCGATAATTCAGGCGATGTTATCCATGCCAATGCAAGCGCTGAAGCCTTGTTCGGCAGAGACCGCCGCGAAATGCGCAATTTGAGTTTCTCATCTCTCTTCGCCGAAGAAAGCCAGCGCTCAGTTAGCGACTATCTCGATGGTCTTTCAAGCAATGGTGTTGCCAGTGTTTTGAATGACGGACGCGAGGTGATTGGACGCGAAGCAAATGGTGGCTTGATGCCGTTGTTCATGACCATTGGTAAGTTGGACGATGAGAACAACAAAGAAAACAAAGGCTATTGCGCCGTGTTGCGTGATATCACCCAGTGGAAACGTGCTGAAGAAGAGCTGATTGAAAGCCGCCGTATCGCAGAAAATGCTAACGCGCAGAAATCAGATTTCCTTGCCAAAGTAAGCCACGAAATCCGCACGCCGCTAAATGCCATCATCGGCTTTTCTGAAGTTATGATGGAAGAGCGCTTTGGGGAGATGAATAACCCACGCTATTTAGGATATGCCCGCGATATTCATAATTCTGGCGAACACCTCATCAGTCTTGTGAATGATCTTTTGGATCTTTCCAAAATTGAAGCTGGCAAACTCGACCTCACCTTCGCCTCAGTGCAGCTTAATGAACTAATCCGTGAAGCTGTGGCGATTATGCAACCAGATGCAAACAAAGACCGCATTATCATTCGTACAAGTTTGGAAGATAGCCTGCCAAATGTGGTGGCAGATGCCCGTTCAATCAGGCAGATCGCGCTCAACCTTTTGTCGAACGCTGTGAAATTTACAAATTCTGGCGGGCAAGTCATCATTTCAACCGCATTAGAGGAAAATGGTGAAGTCAGCATACGGGTTCGTGACACGGGTATTGGCATGAGCGAAGCAGAATTAGAGATTGCCCTTGAACCTTTCCGCCAAGTCGGCACAGAAAGCCACGGAAAAGCAAATGGCACAGGCCTCGGTCTTCCACTGACCAAAGCATTGGTTGAAGCAAACCGCGCCAAATTCGTCATCAACTCGCGAGTTGATTATGGGACATTGATCCATGTGACATTCCCAAATGAACGGGTTTTGGCACAATAATTCGTCCCACTGTCATCTATATAAATCAAAAAGGCGGCTCACTTTGAGCCGCCTTTTTCTATAACTATGTGAGAGTCTTAAGCTTAGTTTTGCTTAATGATAGGCACAACTAGATCACCCCAATTGCTGTTGCTGCTGTGATGACGCGCTGTGCGTACTAGCTCAACTGAAACACCTGCTTCAACGGCACGAATTACAGATTGATTCAACCGGTGAATTTCATTAGCAAGTATCCGAATTGCAGTTGCCTGCTCATCATCTAAAAGCTCAACTTGCTCTTCTGTTCTTTCTTTAACTTTTGCTTTCGCTTGCATGATAGTGCTCCTTTGCTAGCATTTATCGGTCCGCCTGCTTGAACCATTGCTGAGTGCATGGCCTTAACTAAGCGATGTAAAGTTTTGTCAAAATTGACAATTCCTAACAACGACTATGCCAACGTAATTTACAAATTGAAATTTAAATCTGCTACGCATTGATATAAATGAAGTTTTTTTGTAAACTTCTTTTCATATCAGCAAATTGAGCTTGTAAACTTCACGACACACCGCAGCGATTACACAGAGGCAATGAGATGGCAGATCAGAAAATATTTGCAGGTCCCCGCATCAGGCGCGTACGCACCCAACTCAGCCTAACACAGGCTGCAATGGCAGAAGAACTTGGCATTTCGCCAAGCTATCTCAATCTTATTGAGCGCAACCAGCGCCCTTTAACAGTGCAACTGCTGCTCAAGCTCTCTTCTAAATATGAGATTGATCTCAAAGAATTGCAGGGTGACGAAAGTGGGCAGACCGCTGAAGCTTTAAAGGAAGTGTTCTCCGACCCGTTGCTTGTGACAGAAATTGTGTCTGATTCAGAACTTGTCGAAGCAGCAGACACATCTCCCAATTTGGTGTCCGGCCTCATTCAGCTTTATCGAACTTACAAAGAGACAACTGATAAATTATCGACCTTGTCGCATTTGATGTCTGACGAAGCCAAAGCGCAAGTCGTGACCCAAAGCCGCCTTCCGCTTGATGAGGTTCGTGATTTTTTGCAAGCAAGATCTTATTATTTTCCCGACATCGATGAGGCAGCTACCGCCCTTAGCCAAGAGCTTGGAAGTGGCGATGATATTCTAGCAAAGCTCAAGAACTTTCTTTTGGAAGAACGCCAAATCAGCGTCAAGATTTTGCCAGTTCATACCATGCCAGATCACTCGATCCGTTATGATCGACATTCGCAGCGCGTGTTCATTTCAGAACGCCTCACACCAGAAGAGCGTAACATTGCGCTTGCCAGTCAAATTGCGCTGTTAAACTATAAAGAGTTGATTGAGGAAACCGTCTCTGAAGCAGGTTTTGATAATGATGAAACAGCACGGTTTTTAACGCTGGAATGTGCGCATTATTTC encodes the following:
- the xseA gene encoding exodeoxyribonuclease VII large subunit — protein: MSDNANSNASEFTVSEISRAVKKTVEDAYGYVRVRGEISGFSGPVRSGHSYFGLKDEKAKIDAIVWKGVYNKLKVKPEEGLEVIATGKLTTYPGTSKYQIIIESLEPAGVGALMALLEERKRKLTAEGLFDPARKQLLPYLPKVIGVITSPTGAVIRDIMHRLDDRFPTHVLLWPARVQGETCGNEVANAIRGFNAFDGSNGLVKPDLLIVARGGGSLEDLWGFNDEAVVRAAAESDIPLISAVGHETDWTLIDYASDQRAPTPTGAAEMAVPVRADLLAAIDDLDRRNKGAVGRNLENQKNNLRGLSRALPSLSSLLALPRQRLDEATGRLPRSIDGTMRDYRNRLSASQGRLSINTLAQSLDIARRRLTEQSGKAAAALRQRANIGRNQLTSASSRLTPNTLLRKVETHQTQLTQLHARADRATVTLQDRRRASFERVAGVLKLVSYESVLARGFALVRDGNNEPVRSVKGITAGAGYSVQLADGRAEMIGGTASPSTPSAPPAKPKAAKPKTTPNDNQGSLF
- a CDS encoding 16S rRNA (uracil(1498)-N(3))-methyltransferase, whose amino-acid sequence is MARYNYKMQRLYIDHPLLDGGEVVLDKNQSNYLINVLRMGVGAELLVFNGKDGEWLAVLEGASKKAAVLKTKEQTRPQPDASKLSYYFAPLKHARLDYMVQKAVEMGAGRLCPVFTDHTQVNRLNLERMRANAVEAAEQCGILAIPVVEEPTKLQPLIEGWPADDALVFCDESEEGDNPITLLQDVAGSNIGVLIGPEGGFSDNERTLLKAQNFVKTIPLGPRILRADTAAVAALAVVQAAIGDWVSKRN
- a CDS encoding PAS domain-containing protein, whose amino-acid sequence is MSTPTKTFGIALTNHKVSKALFNENPAWLWAPEGDRLLWANEAGCRFFGTKSITDLLSRSFRRISPASIEINRLGKSKNFNKTISRKMKFLRGMKAVSVKAELTHLKLSDGTTGVLVEVDAPEKKFDENDHQKNALRFIKLFSRSELSVALLSEDGGRLQESNEFRDADVSKKVLRNLAKALEDQDIASISLNDGAQAIIGYAQRKKKGALTSIFAIIEDVVVEEETIAATDDAVIVEDIAEIPEQEGQLEHVNALADEAETTAPDGIELDVDTQPEDDTGSEVDDNDDATLGIGAAAAGIAAGAAISAGEVLNNDTDVNEDEASDETPVDTDVEDEVTASTTIDAEEQAADLVEDNADTYDTASTDDNVDTGDHSENDDTSTSEKPTRFLFEFDLDSNLKSLSPEFHKAMSTDDDAFVGSSWGELSQTMKLDADGKIARHLKGQAIWTETSYWPLNEAGADEDAPKRVPISLTAMPVFDRNRLFQGFRGFGTMDWENVAVHPELDALVIVEETDVSENAEDEWETFVATTPLSGDDEGNIDRSTGLGGSEDASEQELDWGQSSDDDEDDAERFRAELNDQDGDDNVRNTVVHLTDQPTANDDDNIIRLHGNGRGLKDVSEEDAQNGNLSKPEQKTFKQIADVLSSEITHKDDKNSSDNDAPSSDDKTLQDSIDLAAANAIEGSPRIKTNNKSVDDRAAELLNKKTDTEDAKSDKPVGKIAKGLGAGAAAILGVNSLKKSSVQKDDVANDMESTTEDGEADEDHIFQPKSPSVGDATEQKVAAESVDDEPHGILNRLPLGLIVSRQRNVLFANQAVLDFLGYNSIDELIENGGVNTLFKPEITAETSDELDMFKRLVVKADEQEEPMTQVVRAKMADGSTANVDVRLQSGDWQGEQALLLTLSAHLEQSDEAQSEESKVSKLIGQSTDVMDIASDGIIIVDNSGDVIHANASAEALFGRDRREMRNLSFSSLFAEESQRSVSDYLDGLSSNGVASVLNDGREVIGREANGGLMPLFMTIGKLDDENNKENKGYCAVLRDITQWKRAEEELIESRRIAENANAQKSDFLAKVSHEIRTPLNAIIGFSEVMMEERFGEMNNPRYLGYARDIHNSGEHLISLVNDLLDLSKIEAGKLDLTFASVQLNELIREAVAIMQPDANKDRIIIRTSLEDSLPNVVADARSIRQIALNLLSNAVKFTNSGGQVIISTALEENGEVSIRVRDTGIGMSEAELEIALEPFRQVGTESHGKANGTGLGLPLTKALVEANRAKFVINSRVDYGTLIHVTFPNERVLAQ
- a CDS encoding short-chain fatty acyl-CoA regulator family protein, producing MADQKIFAGPRIRRVRTQLSLTQAAMAEELGISPSYLNLIERNQRPLTVQLLLKLSSKYEIDLKELQGDESGQTAEALKEVFSDPLLVTEIVSDSELVEAADTSPNLVSGLIQLYRTYKETTDKLSTLSHLMSDEAKAQVVTQSRLPLDEVRDFLQARSYYFPDIDEAATALSQELGSGDDILAKLKNFLLEERQISVKILPVHTMPDHSIRYDRHSQRVFISERLTPEERNIALASQIALLNYKELIEETVSEAGFDNDETARFLTLECAHYFAISMLMPYEAFYTAAARSRHDIGLLARRFQVRWRDVVRRLTSLHQPGRAGIPFFMIELDPVGNVCTFSPGANFTLPRAGNPCLKLVPPGVNTNHGRVAVESLALPDGPEWLIVAHSEKTRAFGHGDRPRRRTFIIGCDILHAKDLIYGDGFLGRAPLQIGVTCRLCEQVNCRDRAFPPVMRPGNIDLTSRTFSDYDFS
- a CDS encoding phasin family protein yields the protein MATAKTKTAPKTATEAKGATTDAFAFPTPSFDSFGPAFQGMADESLAKGKEAFDKFTSASEEAKDALEVTFEKTRNSVIELNEKTMSVAETNSKAALEHAKEVMSVKSFTDVLELQAAFVKKQMGVFQDQAQAFQEMTTNAAQEATQPYQAAFEKSLNAFKPA